A portion of the Chryseobacterium tructae genome contains these proteins:
- a CDS encoding mannan-binding lectin — protein sequence MSTFKTNIIAGPLWSNDEAQKLGPRIAAAHLGKFTGQWTTIVEGQMSVIEVELNTEPTGSTEYTLNVLAGPIWSDEDAKAICPSICASYGGTWNGQWTTVVEGKMSVCSCVFKF from the coding sequence ATGTCAACATTCAAAACAAACATTATTGCAGGACCACTTTGGAGCAACGACGAAGCACAAAAATTAGGGCCACGTATTGCTGCTGCACACTTAGGAAAATTTACCGGACAATGGACTACCATTGTTGAAGGACAAATGAGCGTTATAGAAGTTGAATTGAATACCGAGCCTACCGGCAGTACGGAATATACTTTAAACGTTTTGGCTGGTCCAATCTGGAGCGACGAAGATGCTAAAGCAATTTGCCCTTCCATTTGTGCTTCTTACGGAGGTACATGGAATGGACAATGGACAACAGTTGTAGAAGGCAAAATGAGCGTTTGCAGCTGTGTCTTTAAATTCTAA
- the tyrS gene encoding tyrosine--tRNA ligase, whose amino-acid sequence MNSFIEELKWRGLFADMMPGTDEQLNKEVTTAYIGFDPTADSLHIGSLIQIKILAHFQQHGHKPIALVGGATGMIGDPSGKSAERNLLDEETLLHYVDCLKNQLSRFLDFAGNEPNKAELVNNYDWMKNISFLDFAKNVGKNITVNYMMAKDSVKKRFSGESGADGMSFTEFTYQLIQGYDFLHLYQNNNVKLQMGGSDQWGNITTGTELIRRKAQGEAFALTVPLITKADGSKFGKSESGENYWLDKKKTSPYKFYQFWLNATDEDAERFIKFYTFLGKEEIEALIEEHKTAAHERKLQKKLAEEVTVWVHGREEYEKALKASEILFGRSTAEDLVSLDEETFLEVFDGVPQKEVAKADVLGVNIIDLLSEKSEFLKSKSEAQREMKGNSISVNKQKVNDTFTANETDLIDGKFLLLQKGKKSYFIVKVI is encoded by the coding sequence ATGAATTCCTTTATAGAAGAATTAAAATGGCGTGGTCTGTTTGCTGATATGATGCCTGGAACCGATGAACAACTGAATAAAGAGGTAACAACTGCATATATCGGTTTTGATCCAACTGCCGATTCTTTACATATCGGAAGTCTTATTCAGATTAAAATTTTAGCTCACTTTCAGCAACATGGTCACAAACCCATTGCATTGGTAGGAGGAGCTACAGGGATGATCGGAGATCCATCCGGAAAATCAGCGGAGAGAAACCTTTTAGATGAGGAAACTCTTTTACACTATGTAGATTGTTTGAAAAATCAGCTTTCAAGATTTCTTGATTTTGCAGGGAATGAGCCTAACAAAGCGGAGCTGGTAAACAACTATGACTGGATGAAAAATATTTCTTTCCTTGATTTTGCTAAAAATGTCGGTAAGAACATCACAGTTAACTACATGATGGCTAAGGATTCCGTAAAGAAAAGATTCTCTGGTGAATCTGGTGCAGACGGAATGAGTTTTACTGAATTTACGTATCAGTTGATCCAGGGATATGATTTCCTTCACTTATATCAAAACAACAATGTGAAGCTTCAGATGGGAGGTTCGGATCAATGGGGAAATATCACTACCGGAACAGAATTGATCCGTAGAAAAGCGCAGGGTGAAGCATTTGCATTAACCGTTCCTTTGATTACAAAAGCTGATGGTTCTAAATTCGGAAAATCTGAAAGCGGAGAAAACTATTGGTTGGATAAAAAGAAAACGTCACCATACAAATTCTACCAATTCTGGCTGAATGCTACGGATGAAGACGCAGAAAGATTCATTAAATTCTATACCTTCCTTGGAAAAGAGGAAATTGAGGCATTAATTGAAGAGCATAAAACAGCTGCTCACGAAAGAAAGCTTCAGAAAAAATTGGCGGAAGAGGTTACAGTTTGGGTACACGGAAGAGAGGAATATGAAAAAGCGCTTAAAGCATCAGAAATTCTTTTTGGACGTTCTACAGCTGAAGATTTGGTAAGTCTTGATGAAGAAACTTTCCTTGAAGTTTTTGATGGAGTTCCACAAAAGGAAGTCGCAAAAGCTGATGTATTGGGAGTAAACATTATTGATCTTCTTTCTGAAAAATCAGAATTCCTGAAATCTAAGAGTGAGGCACAGAGAGAAATGAAAGGAAATTCAATTTCGGTGAACAAACAAAAAGTAAATGATACTTTTACTGCTAATGAAACGGATCTTATTGATGGCAAGTTTTTATTGCTTCAAAAAGGAAAGAAAAGTTATTTCATTGTAAAGGTTATTTAA
- a CDS encoding AraC family transcriptional regulator: MKIQKETIEFEKGKSFKIFAPSLKNCFFWHYHPEIELVYVEASNGIRHVGKNISGFTDSELLLIGANVPHLNFDYGIQTECKQLVLQMQENFLQDIILPVPEFENIKNLLERSYLGLSFSGKTKSIVVEKLQVLKNKNSFESLMGLLEILQILANSTEVNELNKEDTRIKWFLNDKIRMGTIYDYIHENHDKKPNVNEIAQIVSLSTPAFCRYFKKQTNMTFTDFVNNYRINQAKIYLLKDSSVTEVCFQVGFESLSYFNKLFKQHTGETPSEFKKKHFKPIEINGRIGVINRESACNKSF, encoded by the coding sequence ATGAAGATTCAGAAAGAAACGATAGAGTTCGAAAAGGGGAAGTCTTTCAAGATATTTGCTCCTAGTCTGAAAAATTGTTTTTTCTGGCATTATCACCCTGAAATAGAATTGGTTTACGTAGAAGCTTCCAATGGAATCCGGCATGTTGGGAAAAACATTTCAGGCTTCACAGACAGTGAATTACTACTTATAGGAGCCAATGTACCTCATTTAAATTTTGATTATGGTATACAGACAGAATGTAAGCAATTGGTATTACAAATGCAGGAAAATTTTCTACAGGATATCATTCTGCCTGTTCCAGAATTTGAGAATATTAAAAATCTTTTAGAACGTTCTTACCTCGGATTATCTTTTTCTGGAAAAACCAAAAGTATTGTTGTTGAAAAGCTTCAGGTCCTTAAAAATAAAAATTCTTTTGAATCATTGATGGGACTCCTTGAAATCTTACAGATTCTGGCCAATTCTACAGAGGTAAATGAACTGAATAAAGAAGATACAAGGATCAAATGGTTTCTGAATGATAAAATCAGAATGGGAACCATCTACGATTACATCCACGAAAATCATGACAAAAAGCCCAATGTAAATGAGATTGCTCAGATTGTCAGCTTAAGTACCCCCGCTTTCTGCCGGTACTTTAAAAAGCAAACCAATATGACATTCACAGATTTTGTTAATAATTACAGAATTAATCAGGCAAAAATTTATTTATTAAAAGATTCTTCTGTAACAGAGGTTTGTTTCCAGGTGGGTTTTGAAAGCCTTTCTTATTTTAATAAATTATTTAAGCAGCATACAGGTGAAACTCCTTCAGAATTTAAGAAAAAGCACTTCAAACCTATTGAAATTAATGGTCGGATTGGGGTAATTAATCGAGAGTCTGCTTGCAATAAATCGTTTTAA
- a CDS encoding MFS transporter, with amino-acid sequence MKIDKRIIPLAIGGLGIGTTEFTVMGLLPDIAKTLEISIPQAGHLISAYAMGVVIGAPILIGYSVKYPPKKVLIAFMILFTLFNGLSAIAPNYGTMLIIRFLSGLPHGAFFGVGTVVAAKMAGKGKEAFYISMMFTGLTVANLVMVPLVTYIGHTFHWRLYFGIVALIGIFALLFLKIWLPATEANQNTHFLEELKFLKKKQSWLVLGITAIGFGGLFTWLSYITPLMTGISGVESSQMAYVMVLAGAGMVVGNLAGGIISDKLGPEKTCALLIFLMMISLVGVFLLSEHQNIAFILTFMCGALSMSIAAPINIMMMKAAPKSEMMAAAFMQAGFNIANAMGAFFGGIPLEYGLPFNYPSLVGVGMTFIGFVISVRYMYLYGGATHEEETVTECVSCDK; translated from the coding sequence ATGAAGATTGATAAAAGAATAATACCGCTGGCGATTGGCGGATTGGGAATAGGAACTACAGAATTTACTGTAATGGGACTATTGCCAGACATTGCAAAAACATTGGAGATCAGTATTCCGCAAGCTGGGCATTTGATTTCAGCTTATGCAATGGGAGTCGTAATAGGAGCTCCTATTTTGATTGGATATTCGGTAAAGTATCCTCCTAAAAAAGTATTGATTGCCTTTATGATCCTATTTACTTTATTTAATGGTCTTTCTGCTATTGCTCCCAATTACGGAACCATGCTAATCATCAGATTTTTGTCCGGACTTCCTCACGGGGCTTTCTTTGGAGTAGGAACCGTGGTCGCCGCTAAAATGGCAGGAAAAGGAAAAGAAGCATTTTATATATCGATGATGTTTACAGGGCTTACTGTAGCCAATTTGGTGATGGTTCCTTTAGTAACTTATATCGGGCATACTTTCCATTGGAGACTGTATTTTGGTATTGTAGCTTTGATTGGTATTTTCGCTTTATTATTTTTAAAAATATGGCTTCCTGCAACAGAAGCAAATCAAAATACCCATTTCCTGGAAGAGCTTAAGTTCTTGAAAAAGAAACAATCATGGCTGGTATTGGGAATTACAGCCATTGGGTTTGGTGGATTATTTACATGGTTAAGTTATATCACGCCTTTAATGACGGGGATTTCAGGAGTTGAAAGCAGTCAAATGGCTTATGTAATGGTTCTTGCCGGAGCAGGAATGGTAGTCGGGAACCTTGCGGGAGGTATTATTTCAGATAAATTAGGGCCGGAAAAGACTTGTGCCCTTCTGATCTTCTTAATGATGATTTCTTTGGTAGGAGTATTTTTACTTTCCGAACACCAGAATATTGCTTTCATATTAACATTTATGTGTGGTGCCCTGTCGATGTCTATTGCAGCACCTATTAATATTATGATGATGAAGGCGGCACCAAAAAGTGAAATGATGGCTGCAGCTTTTATGCAAGCCGGATTTAACATTGCCAATGCTATGGGAGCTTTCTTTGGAGGAATTCCTTTAGAATATGGATTGCCATTCAATTATCCTTCATTAGTAGGAGTAGGGATGACCTTTATTGGGTTTGTGATCAGTGTAAGATATATGTATCTATATGGTGGGGCAACCCATGAAGAGGAAACGGTTACAGAATGTGTTTCTTGTGATAAATAG
- the lipA gene encoding lipoyl synthase: MENLVQDTTVQKPKWIRVKLPTGKNYRELRTLVDKYKLNTICQSGSCPNMGECWGEGTATFMILGNICTRSCGFCGVKTGKPLDVNWDEPEKVARSIKLMKIKHAVLTSVDRDDIKDMGSILWAETVNAVRRISPGTTMETLIPDFQGITKHIDRLVDVAPEVISHNMETVKRLTREVRIQAKYERSLEVLRYLKEAGQRRTKTGVMLGLGETKDEVFQTIEDIRNANVDVITLGQYLQPTKKHLPVKRFITPEEFDELGDFARSLGFRHVESSPLVRSSYHAEKHIH, from the coding sequence ATGGAAAATTTAGTTCAAGATACTACCGTTCAAAAACCAAAATGGATTCGTGTAAAACTTCCTACTGGAAAGAATTACAGAGAATTGAGGACTTTGGTTGATAAATATAAATTAAATACAATTTGCCAAAGCGGAAGCTGCCCGAATATGGGTGAGTGCTGGGGAGAAGGTACGGCAACGTTTATGATTTTAGGAAACATCTGTACAAGAAGCTGTGGATTCTGTGGAGTAAAAACAGGAAAGCCGCTTGATGTAAACTGGGATGAACCTGAAAAAGTAGCTCGTTCAATCAAATTAATGAAGATTAAACATGCTGTTCTTACTTCTGTAGATCGTGATGATATTAAAGATATGGGATCTATTCTTTGGGCAGAAACAGTTAATGCTGTAAGAAGAATCTCTCCGGGAACTACAATGGAAACATTAATTCCTGACTTCCAGGGAATCACCAAACATATTGACCGATTGGTTGACGTTGCTCCAGAAGTGATCTCTCATAATATGGAAACAGTAAAACGTTTGACCAGAGAAGTGAGAATTCAGGCAAAATATGAAAGAAGCCTTGAGGTATTAAGATATTTAAAAGAGGCAGGACAGAGAAGAACCAAAACCGGTGTTATGCTTGGTTTAGGTGAAACTAAAGATGAGGTTTTCCAGACGATTGAAGACATCAGAAATGCTAATGTAGATGTAATCACTCTTGGGCAATACCTACAGCCAACTAAAAAGCATCTTCCTGTAAAGAGATTTATTACTCCGGAAGAGTTTGATGAGTTGGGTGACTTTGCAAGAAGTTTAGGTTTCAGACACGTTGAAAGTTCACCTCTTGTAAGAAGTTCTTACCACGCAGAAAAACATATTCACTAA
- a CDS encoding STAS/SEC14 domain-containing protein, whose product MITIIPEAPENVAAFNATGEVTKEDFEKLVIPRVKEKVDQFGELNYLLYLDTDLDKFTMGAWLEDLLLGIKNLAKWNRAAIVTDKEGVQNFTDIFSVLMPGEFKSFPKENLYNALYWCKNGDEVEA is encoded by the coding sequence ATGATAACAATTATTCCAGAAGCTCCGGAGAATGTTGCGGCATTCAATGCAACGGGGGAAGTGACGAAAGAGGATTTTGAAAAATTGGTAATTCCACGTGTGAAAGAGAAAGTAGACCAATTTGGTGAGCTGAATTACCTATTATACCTGGATACTGATCTGGATAAGTTTACCATGGGTGCATGGCTTGAAGACCTACTGCTAGGGATCAAAAACCTCGCAAAATGGAATCGCGCTGCCATTGTTACAGACAAAGAAGGGGTACAGAACTTTACAGACATTTTCAGCGTTCTGATGCCCGGAGAATTTAAATCCTTCCCAAAGGAAAATTTATACAATGCCCTTTACTGGTGCAAAAATGGTGATGAGGTTGAGGCCTAA
- a CDS encoding RNA polymerase sigma factor has translation MNDEQLFLLIQKAKDKDQKAQTKLINVFWVDVFSFIMKKVKDENDADEITVNVFSKVLSKLDMFDPHFQFKTWILTIAQNTVIDFWRKKNRENEDTVENLDEVKNQYAKSPEELLISEEEQKKIIKTIESLDANYQDIIKLRFFEEKSIKEIAEELGISVANTKVRVMRAKKVLAELLKNNEFEDN, from the coding sequence ATGAACGACGAACAGCTATTTCTGCTCATTCAAAAGGCCAAAGACAAAGATCAGAAGGCTCAGACTAAACTCATCAATGTTTTTTGGGTAGATGTTTTCTCTTTTATAATGAAGAAAGTGAAAGATGAAAATGATGCTGATGAGATTACCGTAAATGTCTTTTCCAAAGTATTATCGAAATTAGATATGTTCGATCCCCATTTCCAATTTAAAACCTGGATTTTAACCATTGCTCAGAATACAGTCATTGATTTTTGGCGAAAAAAGAATCGTGAAAACGAAGATACCGTTGAAAATCTCGATGAGGTAAAAAATCAATATGCAAAATCTCCTGAGGAACTACTGATTTCTGAAGAAGAACAAAAGAAAATCATTAAAACCATTGAATCTCTGGATGCTAATTATCAGGACATCATCAAACTGAGATTTTTTGAAGAAAAAAGCATCAAAGAAATTGCTGAAGAGTTAGGAATTTCTGTTGCCAACACCAAAGTTCGTGTAATGCGCGCTAAAAAAGTTCTTGCTGAATTATTGAAAAATAATGAGTTCGAAGACAACTAA